In the Nitrospiria bacterium genome, CTCCGCCATCTTCTTCTCCGCCAACACCTTCGTGATCGCACTCGTCAACGTCGTCTTCCCGTGATCCACGTGCCCGATCGTCCCAATGTTGATGTGCGGCTTCGTCCGCTCAAATTTCGCCTTCGACATATTTCCTCCCTAGTTCTATT is a window encoding:
- a CDS encoding GTP-binding protein, which translates into the protein MSKAKFERTKPHINIGTIGHVDHGKTTLTSAITKVLAEKKMAE